In Mycolicibacterium phocaicum, one DNA window encodes the following:
- a CDS encoding DoxX family protein, with the protein MTAYAFSILLLRVVLGLTMAAHGYNKFFGGGRIPGTAAWFDSIGMKPGMLHARLAAGTEILAGLGLAVGFLTPIPAAGFVALMVVAAWTVHRENGFFIVKSGWEYNLVLGVAAVAIAGTGAGRYSLDCLLFHNTGFYHLLHGWCGLAIAVVLGLAGGIGQLLIFFRPPAKA; encoded by the coding sequence GTGACTGCTTACGCGTTCTCGATCCTGTTGCTGCGGGTGGTGCTCGGTCTGACCATGGCCGCGCACGGGTACAACAAGTTCTTCGGTGGTGGCCGCATCCCGGGTACCGCCGCCTGGTTCGACAGCATCGGTATGAAGCCCGGCATGCTGCATGCCCGGCTGGCTGCCGGCACCGAGATCCTGGCCGGCCTGGGTCTCGCGGTCGGCTTCCTGACGCCGATCCCCGCCGCGGGATTCGTGGCGCTGATGGTGGTGGCGGCCTGGACGGTGCACCGCGAAAACGGCTTCTTCATCGTGAAATCCGGCTGGGAGTACAACCTGGTGCTGGGCGTCGCGGCCGTGGCGATCGCGGGCACCGGCGCGGGCCGCTACAGCCTGGACTGCCTGCTCTTCCACAACACCGGCTTCTATCACCTGCTGCACGGCTGGTGCGGTCTGGCCATCGCGGTGGTGCTGGGCCTGGCCGGTGGCATAGGGCAGTTGCTGATCTTCTTCCGCCCGCCCGCCAAGGCCTGA
- a CDS encoding WS/DGAT domain-containing protein, protein MAAADAQSFWMSAKIPNDMFLVCGFDGVPADLDAALAAVRRNVAACPELLVRIDDSRPWRYPSWVRCDAPEIVVHEPGDRTWFGCLSAVCALAASDQLDATVRAWRLHVFAGVTGIPETTGPGTVVVVQMSHALADGRRATALMGRIFGRDQPVPAVVESRLGTWALPYLAWRASAAHRRLVHDTESGAVAAPADSWPVQATNNAPEGPDELRTIVRHRADLPGPTVTVGVLAAISEALAAELGGVTALGAEVPMAKTGTRRAYNHYGNVGVALHPQLPFHERAVRIEAELAMRRQRFEHPSAATSDAATAAVPARLLRWGTAQFDVHARSTTATGNTVVSSVHRGPADLTFGGCPVVLTTACPALSPMMGLTHGVHGIGDTVTISVHASPSALPDVDSYVERLSAVLDAAG, encoded by the coding sequence ATGGCGGCCGCCGACGCCCAGAGTTTCTGGATGTCGGCGAAAATCCCCAACGACATGTTTCTGGTGTGCGGGTTCGACGGTGTGCCCGCTGACCTGGACGCCGCGCTGGCAGCGGTCCGCCGCAACGTGGCGGCGTGCCCAGAGTTGTTGGTACGCATCGACGATTCGCGTCCCTGGCGCTATCCGTCCTGGGTGCGATGCGATGCCCCGGAGATCGTCGTGCACGAACCCGGGGACCGCACGTGGTTCGGGTGCCTGAGCGCTGTGTGCGCGCTGGCTGCGAGTGACCAGCTCGACGCCACCGTGCGGGCGTGGCGACTGCACGTCTTCGCCGGCGTCACCGGGATACCGGAGACGACGGGGCCGGGCACCGTCGTCGTCGTGCAGATGTCGCACGCCCTCGCCGACGGGCGGCGCGCGACGGCACTCATGGGCCGGATCTTCGGCCGGGACCAGCCGGTGCCGGCGGTGGTCGAGTCGCGGCTGGGGACGTGGGCGCTGCCGTACCTGGCGTGGCGGGCCAGCGCTGCTCATCGCCGGCTCGTGCACGACACGGAGTCGGGTGCTGTTGCCGCACCGGCCGATTCGTGGCCGGTGCAGGCGACCAACAACGCGCCGGAGGGCCCCGACGAATTGCGGACGATCGTCCGTCATCGTGCGGACCTGCCCGGGCCGACCGTGACGGTCGGGGTGCTGGCGGCCATCTCGGAGGCGCTTGCCGCCGAACTGGGTGGGGTCACCGCGCTCGGGGCCGAGGTGCCGATGGCCAAGACAGGTACCCGTCGGGCCTACAACCACTACGGCAACGTCGGGGTGGCATTGCACCCGCAATTGCCCTTTCATGAGCGGGCAGTCCGGATCGAGGCGGAGCTCGCCATGCGACGGCAGCGGTTCGAGCATCCGTCGGCCGCGACGAGCGATGCCGCCACCGCGGCGGTGCCGGCGCGGCTGCTGCGTTGGGGCACCGCGCAATTCGATGTGCACGCGCGGTCCACGACGGCCACCGGGAACACCGTGGTGTCGAGCGTGCACCGCGGCCCGGCCGATCTGACATTCGGCGGCTGCCCGGTGGTGCTGACCACCGCATGTCCGGCGCTGTCGCCGATGATGGGGTTGACGCACGGCGTGCACGGCATCGGGGACACCGTCACGATCAGTGTGCATGCGTCCCCGTCGGCCTTACCGGATGTCGATTCGTACGTGGAACGGTTGTCAGCGGTCCTGGACGCCGCGGGCTAG
- a CDS encoding alpha/beta fold hydrolase — protein sequence MSTDERTSPAEGGSNVQTVRFRGIDELTLVADEWNRDADTAADKPTILMLHGGGQNRHSWKNTGQILANAGFHVVALDSRGHGDSDRSPTANYSLETLTGDTLQVIYQIGRPVALIGASMGGLTSLPVAHEAGPELVTKLVLVDVVPRFEKSGSARIRDFMFSGIDGFASLEEAADAVAAYLPHRTRPRSVEGLKKNLRLRDGKWFWHWDPAFLTAPGDDPFERAEMLEHAAINLEIPILLIRGKLSDVVSTEGVQDFLQKVPGAQFVELSDAGHTAAGDDNDAFTDAVVQFVRQ from the coding sequence GTGAGCACCGACGAACGCACTTCCCCGGCCGAGGGCGGCAGCAATGTACAGACGGTGCGATTCCGCGGTATCGACGAACTGACCCTCGTCGCCGACGAGTGGAACCGCGACGCGGACACCGCAGCGGACAAGCCGACGATCCTGATGTTGCACGGCGGCGGCCAGAACCGGCATTCCTGGAAGAACACCGGCCAGATTCTCGCGAACGCCGGCTTCCACGTCGTCGCACTGGACAGCCGCGGGCACGGTGACAGCGACCGTTCCCCCACGGCGAACTACTCACTCGAGACACTGACCGGCGACACGCTGCAGGTGATCTATCAGATCGGCCGGCCGGTGGCCCTGATCGGCGCCAGCATGGGCGGCCTGACCAGCCTCCCCGTCGCGCACGAAGCCGGTCCCGAACTGGTGACCAAACTGGTCCTGGTCGACGTCGTGCCACGATTCGAGAAGAGCGGCAGCGCGCGCATCCGCGACTTCATGTTCAGCGGCATCGACGGCTTCGCCTCGCTGGAAGAGGCCGCCGACGCCGTCGCGGCGTACCTGCCGCACCGCACCCGGCCGCGCAGCGTCGAAGGCCTCAAGAAGAACCTGCGGCTGCGCGACGGCAAGTGGTTCTGGCACTGGGACCCGGCCTTCCTGACCGCGCCCGGCGACGACCCGTTCGAGCGCGCCGAGATGCTCGAGCACGCGGCGATCAACCTCGAGATCCCGATCCTGCTGATCCGCGGCAAGCTCTCCGACGTGGTCAGCACCGAAGGCGTGCAGGATTTCCTGCAGAAGGTGCCAGGCGCCCAGTTCGTCGAGCTGTCCGATGCCGGGCACACCGCCGCCGGCGACGACAACGACGCGTTCACCGACGCGGTGGTGCAGTTCGTCCGTCAATGA
- a CDS encoding adenylate/guanylate cyclase domain-containing protein, translating to MTVSTISLIAICVLAVVVVVETIVLRVTRARLRAARQEIEELRAPSEPRTNLLLAGGRAAVKTMWQTANLINKEGFGGAMWSSIEELAGWAEVERPDLAKLAPTGRVAIMFSDIEGSTALNERMGDRAWVRLIDHHDKLVGRCVKKQSGLVVKSQGDGFMVAFAEPEQAVRCSIDMQQQLAKAPGGVRVRIGIHTGKSVRRGDDLFGRNVAMAARVASQADGGEVLVSKAVRDTLSASASCADITFDSGRVAELKGFTGDHRLYAVGWLPPDSASR from the coding sequence GTGACGGTATCGACGATCTCGCTGATCGCCATCTGTGTGCTCGCCGTGGTGGTCGTCGTCGAGACCATCGTGTTGCGGGTGACGCGCGCCCGGCTGCGGGCCGCGCGGCAGGAGATCGAGGAGCTGCGCGCACCGTCCGAACCCCGCACCAATCTGCTGCTGGCCGGCGGCCGCGCCGCGGTGAAGACGATGTGGCAGACCGCCAACCTCATCAACAAAGAGGGCTTCGGCGGCGCGATGTGGTCATCGATCGAGGAGCTCGCCGGCTGGGCCGAGGTCGAGCGGCCGGACCTGGCCAAGCTGGCGCCGACGGGCCGCGTGGCGATCATGTTCTCCGACATCGAAGGGTCCACGGCGCTCAACGAGCGCATGGGTGACCGGGCCTGGGTGCGGCTGATCGATCATCACGACAAGCTGGTCGGCCGGTGTGTCAAGAAGCAGTCGGGGTTGGTCGTGAAGAGTCAGGGCGACGGTTTCATGGTCGCCTTCGCCGAGCCCGAGCAGGCCGTGCGCTGCAGCATCGACATGCAGCAGCAGTTGGCGAAGGCGCCCGGCGGCGTCCGGGTCCGCATCGGGATTCACACCGGCAAGTCGGTGCGCCGCGGCGATGACCTGTTCGGGCGCAACGTCGCCATGGCGGCGCGGGTGGCGAGCCAGGCCGACGGCGGTGAAGTGCTCGTGAGCAAGGCCGTCCGAGATACCTTGTCCGCTTCGGCTTCCTGCGCCGACATCACTTTCGACAGCGGCCGGGTGGCGGAGCTGAAGGGCTTCACCGGGGATCACCGGCTCTACGCCGTGGGCTGGCTCCCGCCGGATTCGGCCAGCCGCTGA
- a CDS encoding phytanoyl-CoA dioxygenase family protein — protein sequence MSTEVSSLADLSGDLAGTYRRTESSGATVDPAIVDADLATMTRDGYVILPDLLSATQLDEIRAAVTPMLDRHGRNGFEGRSTQRIYSVLNKTAACDVIADHPRVLALLDRMFLPNYLLSMLQVINILPGEQAQMLHTDDGFYPLPRPRAALGAATIWAIDDFTADNGATDVVPGSQLWGDRLPGDDVERKPVVMSAGSCVFFPGTLWHGGGANRTDRPRLAVTAQYCEPWLRPQEAFTLSMTRDTVRRVSEDIRRMLGYSIHPPFIGQVDGMHPKRLLEIAGDQYA from the coding sequence ATGAGCACTGAAGTGTCATCGCTGGCGGACTTGAGCGGCGACCTGGCCGGCACCTATCGCCGGACCGAAAGCAGCGGCGCGACCGTCGACCCCGCGATCGTCGATGCCGATCTCGCCACGATGACGCGCGACGGCTACGTGATCCTGCCCGATCTGCTCAGTGCGACCCAGCTGGACGAGATCCGCGCCGCCGTGACGCCGATGCTGGATCGACACGGCCGCAACGGTTTTGAGGGACGGTCGACGCAGCGCATCTACAGCGTGCTCAACAAGACCGCGGCGTGCGACGTCATCGCCGACCACCCGCGCGTGCTCGCACTGCTGGACCGGATGTTCCTGCCCAACTATCTGCTGTCGATGCTCCAGGTGATCAACATCCTGCCGGGGGAACAGGCGCAGATGCTGCACACCGACGACGGCTTCTACCCGCTGCCGCGGCCCCGCGCCGCGTTGGGCGCGGCGACCATCTGGGCCATCGACGATTTCACCGCCGACAACGGCGCCACCGATGTGGTGCCCGGCAGCCAGCTCTGGGGTGACCGGTTGCCCGGCGACGACGTCGAGCGCAAGCCCGTCGTGATGAGCGCCGGGTCGTGTGTGTTCTTCCCCGGCACGCTGTGGCACGGCGGCGGCGCCAACCGCACCGACCGTCCGCGGCTGGCCGTCACCGCCCAATACTGCGAGCCGTGGCTGCGGCCGCAGGAGGCCTTCACGCTGTCGATGACCCGCGACACCGTCCGCCGGGTGTCAGAAGACATTCGCCGCATGCTCGGCTACAGCATTCACCCGCCCTTCATCGGGCAGGTGGACGGCATGCACCCGAAGCGGCTGCTGGAGATCGCCGGCGATCAGTACGCCTGA
- a CDS encoding TetR/AcrR family transcriptional regulator, translating to MARAPIGRQQLLTAARDELVRGNGVLELSALTRRAQLSTGALYHHFGSKSGLLAAVYDDFYHGLRHAIADVHLPVDADCGVRERERTRRFVVYHFDDELAPILLGRATLDPELAELEAVHLQTMSEAAADNIRHGQESGELPDDIDADSAGAFVIGGLRHSIAQQLRATPRADPDLAAERLWHLVAAALGIS from the coding sequence ATGGCACGTGCCCCGATCGGACGTCAACAACTTCTGACCGCCGCGCGCGACGAACTGGTGCGCGGCAACGGCGTGCTCGAACTGAGCGCACTGACCCGCCGGGCGCAGCTCAGCACCGGCGCCCTCTATCACCACTTCGGTTCCAAAAGTGGGCTTCTCGCAGCGGTTTACGACGACTTCTATCACGGGCTGCGCCATGCCATCGCCGACGTGCACCTACCCGTCGACGCCGACTGTGGAGTCCGGGAGCGCGAGCGCACCCGCCGTTTCGTCGTCTACCACTTCGACGATGAGCTGGCGCCGATCCTGCTCGGCCGCGCGACGCTGGACCCCGAACTCGCCGAACTCGAGGCCGTCCATCTCCAGACGATGAGCGAGGCCGCAGCCGACAACATCCGCCACGGGCAAGAGTCCGGTGAATTGCCCGACGACATCGACGCCGACAGCGCCGGGGCGTTCGTCATCGGCGGACTGCGGCACAGCATCGCCCAACAGCTCCGGGCCACACCGCGTGCCGATCCCGATCTTGCCGCCGAACGGCTCTGGCATCTGGTCGCCGCGGCACTCGGCATTTCGTGA
- a CDS encoding class I SAM-dependent methyltransferase → MSFVVSPDAYGRYMGRYAEPLADVFAAFAGITAGAKVLDVGSGPGALTARLLATGAEVAAIDPSPPFVDAIQARFPGLDARLGTAEELPYDTATFDAALAQLVVHFMTDPVAGIGQMARMTRPGGVVAACAWDGPTGALAPFWDAVHVIDPDAQDEALLSGAHRGHLTEIFDAAGLRNVTEDAIAIDVLHPSFEEWWEPYTFGVGPAGDYVQRLDDERRGMLKTVARERLGDGPFTVTATAWAARGTV, encoded by the coding sequence GTGAGCTTCGTCGTCTCGCCGGACGCGTACGGCCGCTACATGGGCCGATACGCCGAGCCGCTCGCGGACGTCTTCGCCGCCTTCGCCGGGATCACGGCCGGAGCGAAGGTGCTCGACGTCGGCAGCGGACCCGGCGCGCTGACAGCGCGGCTGCTGGCGACGGGCGCCGAGGTTGCGGCCATCGATCCGTCGCCGCCGTTCGTCGATGCGATCCAGGCGCGGTTCCCCGGGCTCGACGCCCGCCTCGGGACCGCTGAGGAACTGCCTTACGACACTGCGACTTTCGACGCCGCGCTCGCCCAACTGGTGGTGCATTTCATGACCGATCCCGTCGCCGGCATCGGGCAGATGGCGCGGATGACCCGGCCCGGGGGCGTCGTCGCGGCGTGCGCGTGGGACGGCCCGACGGGTGCGCTGGCACCGTTCTGGGACGCCGTCCACGTGATCGACCCCGACGCACAGGACGAGGCGTTGCTATCTGGCGCGCACAGAGGCCACCTCACCGAGATCTTCGACGCCGCCGGGCTACGCAACGTGACAGAGGATGCCATCGCCATCGACGTGCTGCACCCGAGCTTCGAGGAGTGGTGGGAGCCGTACACGTTCGGTGTCGGACCGGCCGGGGACTACGTCCAGCGCCTCGATGACGAGAGGCGTGGCATGCTGAAAACCGTTGCGCGCGAACGTCTTGGCGACGGACCGTTCACCGTGACGGCCACGGCGTGGGCGGCGCGCGGCACCGTCTGA
- a CDS encoding VOC family protein codes for MKLVSTRIITADVPSLVGFYELVTGAEAVWANELFAEIPTPVGTLAIGSDKTVPLFGAGSAEPAANRSTIIEFIVDDVDAEYERLRSRLDEVVTEPTTMPWGNRSLLFRDPDGNLVNLFTPVRDDAKAKFGA; via the coding sequence ATGAAGCTTGTTTCCACCCGCATCATCACCGCCGACGTCCCGAGCCTGGTCGGCTTCTATGAATTGGTGACCGGGGCCGAGGCGGTCTGGGCCAATGAACTGTTCGCGGAGATCCCCACGCCGGTGGGCACTTTGGCGATCGGCAGCGACAAGACCGTGCCCTTGTTCGGGGCGGGTTCCGCCGAGCCGGCGGCCAACCGGAGCACCATCATCGAGTTCATCGTGGATGACGTCGACGCGGAGTACGAACGGCTGCGAAGCCGGTTGGACGAGGTCGTCACCGAGCCCACCACGATGCCGTGGGGTAACCGGTCGCTGTTGTTCCGCGATCCCGACGGCAACCTCGTCAACCTCTTCACGCCGGTGAGAGACGATGCCAAGGCCAAATTCGGGGCGTAG
- a CDS encoding IS110 family transposase, with protein MTSPRRVVIGADTHLDTIHVAAITDTGQPLGDAEFRTNPTGYWAAICWARSFGDIVTAGVEGTSSYGAGLTQALQANAIHVVEVNRPDRAARRRQGKSDPLDAYSAARAALASNSPAVPKDPTPMHSKPC; from the coding sequence GTGACATCCCCACGCCGAGTCGTCATCGGCGCCGACACCCATCTGGACACCATCCACGTCGCCGCCATCACCGACACCGGCCAACCGCTCGGCGACGCCGAATTCCGCACCAACCCCACCGGCTACTGGGCCGCGATCTGCTGGGCCCGCAGCTTTGGTGACATCGTGACCGCAGGAGTCGAGGGCACCAGCAGCTACGGCGCCGGACTCACACAAGCATTGCAGGCCAACGCTATTCACGTCGTTGAAGTCAACCGACCCGACCGGGCAGCCAGGCGCAGGCAAGGAAAATCCGACCCGCTCGATGCCTACAGTGCCGCCCGCGCCGCGCTGGCCAGCAACAGCCCAGCCGTCCCCAAAGACCCCACACCAATGCACTCAAAGCCCTGCTGA
- a CDS encoding transposase yields the protein MAALSRCRPATHNDPVTVSVLTACKTLARRVTFLQDQADEITAELDTLTAAFNPALRAAYGVGPDTAAQLIITAGTNPQRLRSEASFAMLTGVAPIPASSGKTSRHRLSRGGDRAANNALYRIALVRMAHDQRTRDYVTRQTAAGRSKKEILRMLKRAIAREMFKHLTAPSPIDDYSDLRPARRATNITLTAVADHFGVWPNDISRLERGLKRDDTLAATYRQWLNTQLNHAA from the coding sequence GTGGCCGCGCTGTCCAGATGCCGACCCGCTACACACAACGATCCCGTCACGGTCTCAGTACTGACGGCCTGCAAAACACTGGCCCGCCGCGTCACCTTCCTGCAAGATCAGGCCGACGAAATCACTGCTGAGCTCGACACCCTCACTGCTGCATTCAATCCTGCACTCCGGGCCGCCTACGGCGTCGGCCCGGACACCGCCGCTCAACTGATCATCACCGCCGGCACCAACCCCCAACGGCTCCGCAGCGAAGCCTCCTTTGCGATGCTCACCGGTGTCGCTCCCATCCCGGCCTCGTCCGGGAAAACCAGCCGCCACCGACTCTCCCGCGGCGGCGACCGCGCCGCCAACAACGCCCTGTACCGCATCGCCCTGGTCCGCATGGCCCACGACCAACGCACCCGCGACTACGTCACCCGCCAGACCGCCGCCGGCCGGTCCAAAAAAGAGATCCTGCGGATGCTCAAACGCGCTATCGCCCGCGAGATGTTCAAACACCTCACCGCACCCAGCCCGATCGACGACTACAGCGACCTCCGCCCGGCTCGTCGAGCCACAAACATCACTCTCACCGCCGTCGCCGACCACTTCGGCGTATGGCCCAACGACATCTCCCGCCTCGAACGCGGCCTCAAACGCGACGACACCCTCGCCGCTACCTACCGCCAATGGTTAAACACCCAGCTCAACCACGCCGCTTGA